The sequence TCATACTTGCTTCGGTGCTGTATCTAGATTCCGCACCGAAGCGGGAATGGCAACTTGTTATAGGGAGTAACAATTTTTATAGAGAGGTAAAGTTTATGAAGTGGAATATATTTAAGAGTAAAATTAACTCTGCTACTCTCATTGAGTTGCAAGCCATTCTAACAAGTAAAAAATCAGTATCTTTCAACCCACTTGTAACTACAATTAACTATGTAAAAGAAACATATGAAGAAGAAACGGATGAAGAAATTGTAGCAGTACCAGTAGTACTGGTAGTACAAGCAAAACCAATCAAATGGTACACAAAAGTGCATGACTTCTTCTATACTCTTACCCAAACTAATCATAATGATGATTATTCTTCTGTTAATGATGGTTATTCTGCTAACCATGATGAAGTTAATTCTTACCCCAATACAGTTAATCTTGATGTCAGCGACACTGTTAATTTAACAGGAGCTGAAAGTACTATGATATAGCTAGCCCATTAGTATTTCATAAGCGTTAGTTTAAGAAAACAATAATTGGGAAACCGTCATTGCGAGGAGACCGTAAAGTCGACGAAGCAATCCAGAGAAGTGATTATAGTCAATTGATGGGAAGTTGGTGACGTCGTCACTCGTCACTCGCCTATTACTTATAGGCGTCGCTCCATCGTTCCTGCTACCCAATTCCCTGAATTGACTATAGAGATAGATTGCCACGCCACCTATGGTGGCTCGCAATGACAGATAACGTCATTGCGAGAAGGCGTTAGCCGACGAAGCAATCCATTTCTAATTTTTTTGGATTCTTGCCATAATCTTTTCGGAAATATTTGATGGAGTAAGACCGAAATATGAGTATAAATCATTAGAGGGAGCAGAGAGTCCAAATTGTTCCATTCCGAAGAACATCCCGTTCTCTCCGATGATTCGATGCCAGCCAAAGCTACTTGCAGCTTCTATAGCAACTTTTAATTTGGCATTGGATAGGATATTTTGGATATAGCTAGGCTGCTGTTTAAAAAATAACTCAAAACATAACATTGAAATCACATTGGTACTAAAGCCATTTTTGCTTAGTATATCTTTTACCTCTAATGCTATTGACAATTCAGAGCCGGTGGCGAAGATAGCAACATCTACTGTTTCTTGATTATTCCCTGACAGTATATACCCACCTTTAGAACATAAATTTTGCGAAATATTTCGGCTATAGTCAATTGATGGGAAGTTGGTGACGTCGTCACTCGTCGCTCGCCTATTACTTATAGGCGTCGCTCCATCGCTCCTAGCACCAAATCCTCCTGAATTAACTATAACTATTTGAGATACTGACTGTCTGGTTAAAGCAAGAACAGAAGAGCCATCTTTATTAGCTAAAGCAATTCGCCAAGATTCAACTGTTTCAAGATAGTCTGCCGGGCGTAATACCATCATATTTGGTAAGCTTCGAAAGGATGCTAAATGCTCTATTGGTTGGTGAGTAGGGCCATCTTCTCCTACCCCAATTGAATCATGGGTCATGATGTAGATCACTTGCTGCTGCATAATAGAAGAAAGCCGCATAGTTGGTTTCATATAATCAGAAAATACTAGAAAAGTAGCCCCTACGGGTAAGAAGCCTGATAATGCGAGTCCGTTCATGATAGCCCCCATAACATTTTCACGAACCCCATAATGGATGTAATTGCCAGTAAAATCATCTTTATTAATTATGTTACTAGCAGTATTTTTGATATTGTTGGATAATGATAAATCAGCTGAGCCAAAAATAATTTTATCTGATAGTTTGGTTAGATATTCTATAACTCTACCAGATGAACAACGGGTTGCTTCAGCTTTTTCTGGAATAGGGATATTATCAAGAAAAGAGCAATCTATATCAGCTTTATTGCAATAGGCTTTTTGCTCTGGAGTTATATCAGCAAACTTCTCTTGCCAATTAGTATAACTCGCTTGATTTCTTAACCAAGCTGTACCCCATATCTCTTGTAATTCCTTTGGTATAGTAAACGCCTGATCATTAAAACCTAAATTTTCTTTAAGAAGTTTAACCTCATCTTTACCAAGCGGGCAGCCATGGGCGGCATTTGAATTCACCTTGTTAATAGAGCCTTTGCCAATTAAAGTACGGCAGGCAATCAAGTATGGTTTATCAGAATTTTGTGCCTTAATTAGGCTGGCATTAATTTGCTCAAAATCATGCCCATCAATAGATTCGGTATTCCAGCCCATGGCGGCAAATTTCAGCAGATGGTTTTCAGATACAGTAAGGTCGGTAGAGCCATCGATGGAAATTTTATTATCATCAAATAAAACTATTAAGTTATTTAGGCATAAATGCCCAGCTAAAGAAGCAGCTTCATAGCTTATACCTTCCATTAGGCATCCATCTCCAATTATACAATAAATTTTGTGTGCACTAAGATCTTTGCCCAATTTTTGTTGATATTTTTTTTGGGCAATCGCCATCCCAACTGAAGTACCAAACCCCTGCCCTAAAGGTCCTGTAGTAGCTTCAATAGCTTCATATGCTCCATATTCTGGATGTCCAGGAGTTTTTGAATGTAATTTTCGAAATTGTTTTAAATCTTCTA comes from Candidatus Tisiphia endosymbiont of Sialis lutaria and encodes:
- a CDS encoding palindromic element RPE2 domain-containing protein is translated as MAIYLYSQFRELGSRNDGATPISNRRVTSDDVTNFPSIDYNHFSGLLRRLYGLLAMTVSQLLFS
- a CDS encoding transketolase, which translates into the protein MKFNKIPKYSEKYSKLSNCIRVLASDSIEYAQSGHPGMVLGMADVMTILVFNFLKFNPNDPTWFDRDRLVLSAGHGSMLLYSFYYLTNYKNFHLEDLKQFRKLHSKTPGHPEYGAYEAIEATTGPLGQGFGTSVGMAIAQKKYQQKLGKDLSAHKIYCIIGDGCLMEGISYEAASLAGHLCLNNLIVLFDDNKISIDGSTDLTVSENHLLKFAAMGWNTESIDGHDFEQINASLIKAQNSDKPYLIACRTLIGKGSINKVNSNAAHGCPLGKDEVKLLKENLGFNDQAFTIPKELQEIWGTAWLRNQASYTNWQEKFADITPEQKAYCNKADIDCSFLDNIPIPEKAEATRCSSGRVIEYLTKLSDKIIFGSADLSLSNNIKNTASNIINKDDFTGNYIHYGVRENVMGAIMNGLALSGFLPVGATFLVFSDYMKPTMRLSSIMQQQVIYIMTHDSIGVGEDGPTHQPIEHLASFRSLPNMMVLRPADYLETVESWRIALANKDGSSVLALTRQSVSQIVIVNSGGFGARSDGATPISNRRATSDDVTNFPSIDYSRNISQNLCSKGGYILSGNNQETVDVAIFATGSELSIALEVKDILSKNGFSTNVISMLCFELFFKQQPSYIQNILSNAKLKVAIEAASSFGWHRIIGENGMFFGMEQFGLSAPSNDLYSYFGLTPSNISEKIMARIQKN